The Leptospira stimsonii genome includes the window GCGGAAAACGAGAGACAAAGTTCGTTGAAACAAATTCATTTAATCAGACACGCAAAATCAGATTGGGAATCCGAATTCAAGTCGGACAGAGAAAGACCTCTTTCAGAAAGAGGAAGGAAAAACGCTCGATCTCTTCGGAAGTATTTGGAGAGAATCGAATTCAAAACGGATTTGTTTTTAGTTTCGGATTCGAAAAGGACATTGGATACGTATAAAATTCTTACAAAGAATAAGAATGTCTCTTCCGAGCTCAAAGTAACCGAAGAATTGTACGAGTCTGATAGCGAAGACATCTTAGTTAAACTCAGAGAATTGAATTCTAATCTTGAGAGTGTGGCATTGTTGGGGCATAATCCTGGAATCGAAGAAATTGCAAATCGTTTGATCCGAGGGAACGAAGACTTGTCCTTATCGGAATCGATTCTCTTTAAATTTCCAACCTCCGGATTCTTGAGTATACATGCCGACATAAACTCGTGGAAAGAGCTCAGCAAGATTCCGGGCAAGATAATTCGATTTTGGATTCCGGGATGAACAAAAAAAATTCGGACATTCTCCACCCTCGTTTTTCTCAGGAAGAAATCTCGAAGAGAGTAAAATCCTTAGCGTCTGAGATCGCAAAAGATTATAAAAAACTGAATCCTGTTTTTATCTGTGTATTAAAAGGCGGAGTTTACTTTTTCTCCGATTTAACTAAAGAGATTCCTTTTTCAGTGGAGATTGATTTTGTTCAGGCAAGGTCGTATTCGGGAACCGTTTCCACGGGCAAAATCGATTTGTTAAAAGATATCAACACCGACCTTTCCGATCGCCACGTAATTCTCGTCGAAGATATTTTGGATACGGGCTTTACTTTGCAATATCTCGTGAGACACATCTTTACGAGAAATCCGGCGAGTCTTGAAATCGTTACTCTTCTTTTAAAGGAAAGAAAAAATATTCTCGAATTTCCGGTGAAATACGTCGGCTGGAGAATTCCGGATGAATTTGTGGTCGGTTACGGTCTCGATTTTGATGGAAAATATCGGAACCTTCCGGACATCCATGTTCTGGAACCGGCTGACTTTTCAGTTTAAACAAATGTTTCCCTGCTATCAATTTCAAAGAACTGATTTGTTTTTTTGCGAAATTCCTTTTTTCATAGCAGTAAGAACGAGAGAAAAGATAACTCTGTTTTTCGATTTCAAGTTTTTGTGATATGGATAAAAAAAATGTTTTTTACTAAGGGAATCTTCTTTAGTTTAGTAAGTAGAAGCTTTTTATAAGTTTCTGCCGTTCGCTTATAAGAAACCAGAGATAGAATGCTCGTCAGTTCCCGCTTTGTTCGGGGCTTGTGCTTCGGGTTTCCCAAAAAAAGAAATTAGAATTTAGGACGAACTGTATATATGGAGCATCATTCTCTTTCTCTTCTCAATGATATCGCATTGAGCATCATCTTCGCAACATTCTTTTCTCATATCGCAAGGGTTACAAAACAACCGTTGATTCTCGGTTATGTGGCCGGGGGACTTTTGCTGGGACCCAATCTGGGTCTTGGTCTTGTCGTAAACGAAGAAAGTATCGAATTGATCTCCGAGATCGGTTTGATTCTTTTGCTATTCATCATCGGACTCGAAATCGATCTAAAAGAATTGGCGCGGATGGGAAAGTCCATGTTCATTTTGGGGATCAGCCAGTTCGTTTTTTGCGTAATTTTCGGTTTGCTTTTTTTTAAAGGAATTCTCGCAGGTTCGGCCGGAAAATTCGATCTTCTTTATTTTGCCATAGCGCTTGCGATCAGCTCTACAATGATC containing:
- a CDS encoding SixA phosphatase family protein; this encodes MKQIHLIRHAKSDWESEFKSDRERPLSERGRKNARSLRKYLERIEFKTDLFLVSDSKRTLDTYKILTKNKNVSSELKVTEELYESDSEDILVKLRELNSNLESVALLGHNPGIEEIANRLIRGNEDLSLSESILFKFPTSGFLSIHADINSWKELSKIPGKIIRFWIPG
- the hpt gene encoding hypoxanthine phosphoribosyltransferase, with the protein product MNKKNSDILHPRFSQEEISKRVKSLASEIAKDYKKLNPVFICVLKGGVYFFSDLTKEIPFSVEIDFVQARSYSGTVSTGKIDLLKDINTDLSDRHVILVEDILDTGFTLQYLVRHIFTRNPASLEIVTLLLKERKNILEFPVKYVGWRIPDEFVVGYGLDFDGKYRNLPDIHVLEPADFSV